Proteins encoded in a region of the Aquipuribacter hungaricus genome:
- a CDS encoding uracil-DNA glycosylase family protein: MAVRNRRALEAGRLLAEGSPALERARARLHEPHVAPLTDLVGQVRARTGEHVPDVDPGGGGVRARVLLLRQDPFCSARDGARLVSPYADDATSAGVLRACEAAGLPDGDVLLWNVVPWWVHDPDRVPPGRRTRARPAEARRAAPWLRALLDLLPRLDTVVLLGRDAQAEWGVATGGTEGVTAGPDGATPGGTLRVLRCPSPSPMSLHGRDAAGRSHRELVSQAFAAAAAPPGAPEGAPGGPGV; the protein is encoded by the coding sequence GTGGCCGTGCGCAACCGGCGGGCGCTGGAGGCCGGGCGCCTGCTCGCCGAGGGGTCGCCCGCCCTCGAGCGGGCGCGCGCCCGGCTGCACGAGCCCCACGTCGCCCCGCTCACCGACCTGGTCGGGCAGGTCCGTGCTCGCACCGGTGAGCACGTGCCGGACGTCGACCCCGGCGGCGGCGGGGTCCGCGCCCGCGTCCTCCTGCTGCGCCAGGACCCGTTCTGCTCCGCCCGCGACGGCGCGCGGCTGGTGAGCCCGTACGCCGACGACGCCACCTCGGCGGGCGTGCTGCGGGCGTGCGAGGCCGCCGGCCTGCCCGACGGCGACGTGCTGCTGTGGAACGTCGTGCCCTGGTGGGTGCACGACCCCGACCGGGTGCCCCCGGGCCGGCGGACCCGCGCCCGCCCGGCGGAGGCCCGGCGTGCCGCCCCGTGGCTGCGCGCGCTGCTGGACCTGCTCCCCCGCCTGGACACGGTCGTGCTGCTCGGCCGGGACGCCCAGGCGGAGTGGGGCGTCGCGACCGGAGGGACAGAAGGGGTCACGGCCGGGCCGGACGGCGCCACCCCGGGCGGCACCCTTCGGGTGCTGCGCTGCCCGTCCCCCTCACCGATGTCGCTGCACGGCCGGGACGCGGCCGGCCGGTCGCACCGGGAGCTCGTCAGCCAGGCGTTCGCGGCCGCGGCGGCCCCGCCGGGGGCCCCCGAGGGTGCACCGGGAGGACCCGGGGTGTGA